Proteins co-encoded in one Myxococcus xanthus genomic window:
- a CDS encoding cupin-like domain-containing protein: MQNASNGIERIDNPTPEEFYREFVSKGRPVILTGIASTWPACGRWTPRFFADRFGDTPVQVEVQRSQDPMLHWGEKEVLQTTLARYVELLSSESPKYYLNFASVMAQLPELHRDVGSLDAYQVHHRPYPERVRRKLRLSPIFWFGPAGAFTSLHRDPSDNLLVQVLGRKRLTLFAPEDTPNLYAPWHENCSSGRCLGGYSPVNVAQPDLERFPRLSRARGVDVLLGPGEILFIPIHWWHYVSSVDVSISVSYWWFRRLSQWHWSTAAWVPLRSTLECQVRQWWRARAA; encoded by the coding sequence ATGCAGAATGCCTCCAACGGTATTGAGCGCATCGACAATCCGACTCCTGAGGAGTTCTATCGGGAATTCGTTTCGAAAGGCCGGCCCGTCATCCTCACGGGAATCGCATCCACATGGCCCGCCTGTGGCCGGTGGACGCCACGCTTCTTCGCGGACAGGTTTGGAGACACGCCCGTGCAGGTGGAGGTCCAGCGCAGTCAGGACCCGATGCTGCACTGGGGGGAGAAGGAGGTGCTCCAGACGACGCTGGCCCGGTATGTGGAACTGCTGTCGTCGGAAAGCCCGAAGTACTATTTGAACTTCGCTTCGGTGATGGCGCAGTTGCCCGAGCTGCATCGGGATGTCGGCTCGTTGGATGCCTACCAGGTCCATCACCGGCCCTACCCCGAGCGGGTGCGCCGCAAGCTCCGGCTGTCACCCATCTTCTGGTTCGGCCCGGCGGGCGCCTTCACGTCGCTGCATCGCGACCCTTCCGACAACCTGCTGGTGCAGGTGCTGGGGCGCAAGCGGTTGACGCTCTTCGCGCCGGAGGACACGCCCAACCTCTACGCGCCGTGGCATGAGAACTGTTCGAGCGGGCGCTGCCTGGGGGGATACAGCCCGGTCAACGTCGCGCAGCCGGACCTGGAGCGCTTCCCGCGCCTGAGCCGTGCGCGCGGGGTGGACGTCCTCCTAGGCCCTGGGGAGATCCTCTTCATCCCCATCCACTGGTGGCACTACGTGTCGTCCGTGGACGTGTCGATTTCGGTCTCGTACTGGTGGTTCCGCCGGCTGTCCCAGTGGCACTGGTCGACCGCGGCCTGGGTGCCCCTGCGCTCCACGCTGGAGTGCCAGGTGCGCCAGTGGTGGCGCGCGCGGGCCGCCTGA